In Tachysurus vachellii isolate PV-2020 chromosome 1, HZAU_Pvac_v1, whole genome shotgun sequence, a genomic segment contains:
- the ralab gene encoding v-ral simian leukemia viral oncogene homolog Ab (ras related), with the protein MAANKPKAPNSLALHKVIMVGSGGVGKSALTLQFMYDEFVEDYEPTKADSYRKKVVLDGEEVQIDILDTAGQEDYAAIRDNYFRSGEGFLCVFSITESESFAATADFREQILRVKEDENVPFLLVGNKSDLEDRRQVGAEEAKARAEQWGVSCVETSAKTRANVDKVFFDLMRGIRARKMEEGKENGKNKRKSLMKRIRERCCIL; encoded by the exons ATGGCAGCTAATAAACCCAAAGCACCGAACTCTCTGGCCCTGCACAAAGTGATAATGGTGGGCAGTGGTGGAGTGGGCAAATCCGCACTCACACTCCAGTTCATGTACGACGAG TTTGTGGAGGACTACGAGCCCACTAAAGCTGACAGCTACAGGAAGAAAGTGGTTTTGGATGGAGAGGAGGTGCAGATTGATATTCTGGACACAGCAGGGCAGGAAGACTACGCTGCCATTCGGGATAACTACTTCCGCAGTGGAGAGGGCTTCCTCTGTGTGTTCTCCATCACAGAATCCGAGTCTTTTGCTGCCACTGCTGACTTCAG AGAGCAGATCCTACGAGTTAAGGAGGACGAAAACGTGCCCTTCCTGCTGGTCGGAAATAAGTCTGACCTGGAGGACCGGAGGCAGGTGGGAGCAGAGGAAGCCAAAGCCCGAGCTGAACAGTGGGGTGTCAGCTGCGTGGAGACGTCGGCCAAAACCCGGGCCAACGTAGACAAG GTGTTTTTTGACCTCATGCGAGGAATCAGAGCCAGGAAAATGGAGGAAGGCAAGGAGAACgggaaaaataaaaggaagagtTTAATGAAGAGGATTCGTGAGAgatgttgtattttataa
- the mplkip gene encoding M-phase-specific PLK1-interacting protein — MQRPHFRAPYPAAGSRGGGFRTPPAALDRAGGGRFPSPPWAFPNGPYGPRFGSYGGSPVSHTSPREFSSNRGGIYHTKSAGHTPYRPNSSPTSRHSPYQSPGAHSGYQGSPRTSTPHDRDRGTNNMDKYYKASMLQDPWANLQPVSVTQTQSKCSSQQATHTGSTGRYYNKN; from the exons ATGCAGCGACCACATTTCCGAGCTCCGTATCCAGCAGCTGGTTCGAGAGGCGGAGGATTCCGGACTCCTCCGGCCGCTTTGGACAGGGCAGGAGGCGGCAGGTTCCCTTCGCCTCCGTGGGCTTTTCCGAACGGGCCGTATGGACCCAGATTCGGGTCGTATGGCGGTTCTCCGGTGTCACACACCTCACCAAGGGAGTTTAGCAGTAATAGAGGCGGGATATATCACACCAAATCCGCAGGACACACACCGTACAGACCGAACAGTAGTCCTACATCCAGACACTCGCCTTACCAGAGTCCTGGAGCTCACAGCGGATATCAG GGTTCTCCAAGGACATCCACGCCACACGACAGGGACAGAGGCACAAACAATATGGATAAGTATTACAAAGCGTCCATGCTCCAGGACCCATGGGCTAATCTTCAGCCCGTGTCAGTGACCCAGACTCAGTCCAAATGCAGCTCCCAGcaggctacacacacaggcagcacAGGAAGGTACTACAACAAAAACTAA
- the c1h7orf25 gene encoding UPF0415 protein C7orf25 homolog → MATSPLLQECIETAEDLLKRVDLLCSRQDQEVEGRAKLCSKLRAELKFLQKVKAGHVAIKESHLQSTNLTHLKAVVESAESLENVISVLHVFAYEGLDGRKQTLVVDVVANQGHTWIKAIGRKAEALHNIWQGRGQYGDKSVIRQAEDYLEASRQQLIQYSNPHIIFAFYNGVSSPMADRLKEMGISVKGDIVAVNTVVESYEDDDEDEEDSDFTQDEQDVEDNNEEDDEELQLMHTRVDRDTIVASLAFPTDVKVAECPRVNLDITTLITYVSSLSHGNCHFTFREYVLTEQAAQERQEKVLPKLDAFMEGKELFACQSAVQDFRTILDTLGGPGERERAEKLLTRVTVVPDQPSERTQRLVISSKVNHRSLMIFGTGDALRAVTMTANSGFVRAAANQGMRYSVFIHQPRALTEGKEWRATPI, encoded by the coding sequence ATGGCCACCAGCCCATTGCTCCAGGAATGCATCGAAACAGCTGAGGACCTGCTGAAGCGAGTTGATCTACTGTGCAGCCGCCAGGACCAGGAAGTAGAGGGACGCGCCAAACTGTGCAGCAAACTCCGCGCAGAGCTCAAATTCTTGCAGAAGGTGAAAGCCGGGCATGTGGCCATTAAAGAGTCTCACCTGCAGAGCACCAACCTGACTCACCTGAAAGCCGTCGTCGAGTCAGCTGAGAGCCTAGAGAATGTCATCAGCGTTTTGCACGTGTTTGCGTATGAAGGTCTAGATGGGCGGAAGCAGACACTGGTTGTGGATGTGGTGGCGAACCAAGGTCACACGTGGATAAAGGCCATCGGGCGCAAAGCGGAGGCGTTACACAATATATGGCAGGGCCGAGGGCAGTACGGTGACAAAAGCGTGATCAGGCAAGCGGAAGATTACCTGGAGGCCAGTCGCCAACAGCTCATTCAGTACAGCAACCCGCACATCATCTTTGCCTTCTATAATGGCGTCTCTAGTCCGATGGCTGACAGACTCAAAGAGATGGGCATCTCTGTTAAAGGTGACATTGTCGCTGTGAACACGGTGGTTGAATCATATGAGGAcgatgatgaggatgaagaggacAGCGACTTCACCCAGGACGAGCAGGACGTTGAGGACAACAAtgaagaggatgatgaagaaTTGCAACTCATGCATACCCGTGTGGACCGAGACACTATTGTAGCAAGCCTGGCGTTCCCCACTGATGTCAAGGTAGCCGAGTGTCCACGAGTAAACCTCGACATCACCACGCTCATCACATATGTGTCTTCTCTGAGTCACGGGAACTGCCACTTCACCTTCAGGGAGTATGTACTGACCGAGCAGGCCGCTCAGGAGCGTCAGGAGAAGGTGCTTCCCAAGCTCGACGCCTTCATGGAGGGGAAGGAGCTTTTCGCATGCCAGTCGGCTGTGCAGGACTTTCGTACCATCCTCGACACACTCGGTGGCCCTGGCGAAAGAGAACGAGCCGAGAAGCTCCTCACCAGAGTCACTGTAGTCCCCGATCAGCCTTCGGAGCGCACGCAGCGTCTGGTAATTAGCTCCAAGGTCAACCATAGGTCACTTATGATCTTTGGGACTGGTGATGCTCTCCGTGCTGTCACTATGACCGCAAACAGTGGGTTTGTGCGTGCTGCTGCTAACCAAGGCATGCGCTACAGCGTGTTTATCCATCAACCTCGAGCACTGACAGAGGGCAAAGAATGGAGAGCCACTCCCATATGA